A window of Mangifera indica cultivar Alphonso chromosome 13, CATAS_Mindica_2.1, whole genome shotgun sequence contains these coding sequences:
- the LOC123194246 gene encoding uncharacterized methyltransferase At2g41040, chloroplastic, with amino-acid sequence MAMAASSSSCFLHHLLFPLQPHLSRNSIFAPPLRFSSAVRATATATATVTSTSSLTLQEDVTKTLEAADLFCCPICYQPLIRKGPPGLNLRAIYRSGFKCDKCDRSYSSKDNFLDLTLISGLKDYVEVKPASTELFRSPFVSFLYERGWRQNFNRSGFPGADEEFKMAQEYFKPVEGGLLLDVSCGSGLFTRKFAKSGTYSAVIALDFSENMLRQSYDFIKLDDAILTSNLALVRADVSRLPFSSGSVDAVHAGAALHCWPSPSNAIAEISRVLRSGGVFVGTTFLRYTSSTPWVARALRQRILQNYNYLTDEEIEDVCTSCGLTNYSRKVQQSFIMFSAQKP; translated from the exons ATGGCAATGGctgcttcctcttcttcttgttttctccATCACCTACTCTTCCCACTACAACCCCATCTTTCTCGTAATTCCATATTTGCCCCTCCTCTCCGTTTTTCTTCGGCCGTTCGCGCCACTGCCACTGCCACTGCCACTGTCACTTCCACTTCCTCCCTCACTCTTCAAGAG GATGTGACTAAAACTTTGGAGGCTGCTGACTTGTTCTGTTGCCCAATTTGCTATCAACCCCTCATAAGAAAAGGACCTCCTGGTCTTAACTT GCGAGCAATTTATAGGTCTGGTTTCAAGTGTGATAAGTGTGACAGGTCATATTCCAGTAAGGATAATTTTCTTGATCTCACACTGATTTCTGGGTTGAAGGACTATGTGGAAGTCAAGCCTGCTTCTACTGAGCTTTTCcg GAGTCCATTTGTATCGTTTTTGTACGAAAGGGGCTGGCGTCAGAATTTCAATAGAAGTGGCTTCCCTGGTGCTGATGAagag TTCAAAATGGCTCAGGAATACTTCAAACCTGTTGAAGGTGGCCTTCTATTAGATGTTAGCTGTGGGAGTGGTTTGTTCACTAGAAAATTTGCGAAATCAGGGACATATTCAGCTGTCATTGCTCTTGATTTTTCAGAGAATATGCTTCGCCAAAGTTATGATTTCATTAAGCTAGACGATGCCATTTTGACTTC CAATCTTGCTCTTGTTCGGGCAGATGTTTCTAGGCTTCCCTTTTCATCTGGTTCTGTTGATGCTGTTCATGCTGGGGCGGCCTTACACTGCTGGCCCTCTCCTTCCAATGCT ATTGCTGAAATCAGTCGTGTATTGCGAAGTGGTGGGGTCTTTGTGGGAACCACTTTTCTTAGATACACTTCTTCCACTCCCTGGGTAGCGCGGGCTCTAAGACAG AGGATTCTGcagaattataattatttaacagaCGAGGAGATTGAAGACGTGTGCACATCATGCGGTCTTACTAACTACTCAAGGAAAGTTCAACAATCATTCATCATGTTTTCCGCTCAGAAGCCTTGA
- the LOC123195297 gene encoding protein RGF1 INDUCIBLE TRANSCRIPTION FACTOR 1-like — protein MIMGIQRPAWLEALYTQKFFVGCSYHESAKKNEKNICCLDCCTSICPHCIPSHRFHRLLQVRRYVYHEVVRLDDLQKLIDCSSVQAYTINSAKVVFIKKRPQNRHFKGAGNYCTSCNRSLQEPYIHCSLGCKVDFVLKHFNDLSPYLRRCNTLTLSPDLLIPQEMGEEETQSTIVNSEERISWSSASSGSQNNQSRIVRKKRSSDNEDMATSCIISRRKGIPQRSPLS, from the exons ATGATCATG GGAATTCAAAGGCCTGCGTGGTTGGAAGCTCTTTACACACAGAAATTCTTTGTGGGTTGTTCTTATCATgaatcagcaaagaaaaatgagaagaatATATGCTGTTTGGATTGCTGCACCAGCATATGTCCTCATTGTATTCCATCTCATCGCTTTCACAGGCTTCTTCAGGTTCGCCGATATGTTTATCATGAAGTTGTTCGATTGGATGATCTCCAGAAGCTCATAGACTGCTCTAGTGTTCAG GCATATACTATTAATAGTGCAAAAGTGGTGTTCATCAAGAAGAGACCTCAAAACAGGCATTTTAAAGGAGCTGGAAACTATTGCACTTCCTGTAATAGAAGCCTTCAGGAACCCTACATTCATTGCTCTCTTGGCTGCAAG GTGGACTTCGTGCTGAAACACTTCAATGACCTCAGTCCATACTTAAGAAGATGCAACACATTAACACTGAGTCCAGACTTGTTGATTCCACAGGAGATGGGAGAGGAAGAAACTCAGTCGACGATAGTAAACAGTGAAGAGAGAATTAGTTGGTCTTCAGCATCATCAGGATCACAGAACAATCAAAGTCGGATagtgagaaagaaaagaagtagTGATAACGAAGACATGGCTACCAGCTGCATTATCAGTAGAAGAAAAGGAATTCCTCAGAGATCTCCTCTTTCTtaa